One Bombus pascuorum chromosome 4, iyBomPasc1.1, whole genome shotgun sequence DNA segment encodes these proteins:
- the LOC132905861 gene encoding histone deacetylase complex subunit SAP130-A isoform X3: protein MNTTLSSVESGGDKHLPETTVQSIAQNLTTMQSIQNVQSVVQSNIQNIQSTQTIVGSVGGTSTSLTGKSMSMDTNSKLPVMKPVVPCGTTSTSETNKITTTICSVGSTVRIISPGMLSTVERQNQPQAQQLLQQTQQVTNMPATYHVPRGPAAVANISAPRSTVATPIVRANTGQAIPTTRSGINTAISSSQWQPKTTSVVYAQPQRHPIPPVSRISRPPSTVYASQQPRLITPSGQGRSVQATMVTGVSGTPSRLIAPVLQANNSITRLPVTQSRPAAPQISNISQTTQPSRPSTQTIQPNQSNRPLSTTGIVNRIAVSAPVVGATNRVTASASVPVQPTVGRQLSINTVATPSTGTVSRIVIPSQQVSAKVQQQQQQQQQQPQSQSQTIPRVVQTVTSLSSLNTVSRVIATTASTSNTTRISQPTSTTVARITGMSLHPLPLASARVTSAPAKTVQAQSIGQTVQIKPNQSGFRVSSASNANNNSNSAPSQSAQGQYLHPPHTATYYSFEPAGTYTQYRQTPVRLLVEPGYDEPHTKTNASPRPSILRKRDHDNSPIKGAAKNLVPVLTSLPAVTTSSPPCSPRGDQDGGGCQSSGSTTVSATSSPGHDDEPEQSRITINPTVEMSPRKKPRKQQLTGVELTESRCTEEEMQFITEERMKKEFKEESKEKLSDKRQTSNAQCDVIKSPTQQPTVAIRTRPTPSLLGPSWKNRCGSRFHHYRRPSEVRPREERRPTVAEIAQQKHVLQKLNGWKVYHLTAQMEDIADLEKQVHEKLKTTLTMLESQQNVRNRQDDGLERVNELIKGNMQRSSLISEGMTEARTQLIAIFQHKGPITDILQRCGNKRAQKKRDK, encoded by the exons ATGAATACAACATTAAGTTCAGTCGAAAGTGGCGGTGATAAACATCTACCAGAGACAACTGTACAAAGCATAGCGCAGAATTTAACTACTATGcaaagtatacaaaatgtGCAAAGTGTTGTTCAAAgtaacatacaaaatattcagtCAACACAGACTATAGTGGGATCAGTTGGTGGTACATCTACTAGTCTTACAGGAAAATCAATGTCAATGGATACAAACTCAAAATTACCTGTAATGAAACCTGTAGTTCCCTGCGGTACCACTTCAACTTCAGAAACAAACAAGATAACAACGACG ATCTGCTCAGTGGGCTCCACGGTAAGGATAATTTCTCCAGGTATGTTAAGTACAGTGGAACGTCAAAATCAACCACAGGCTCAACAACTATTACAACAGACACAACAGGTTACAAATATGCCAGCAACTTATCATGTACCACGAGGGCCAGCTGCAGTTGCCAATATTTCTGCCCCAAGATCGACAGTGGCTACCCCGATTGTTAGAGCAAATACAGGACAAGCTATACCTACCACAAGATCAGg AATAAATACAGCTATTTCAAGTTCTCAGTGGCAACCTAAAACAACATCAGTGGTATATGCTCAACCACAAAGGCATCCCATACCTCCAGTTAGCCGAATTTCAAGACCACCATCAACAGTGTATGCCAGTCAACAGCCTCGTTTAATTACACCTTCAGGCCAAGGAAGATCTGTACAAGCTACAATGGTCACTGGAGTTTCTGGTACTCCGTCCAGATTAATAGCACCAGTTCTTCAAGCGAACAATAGTATTACAAGATTGCCGGTTACGCAAAGCAGACCAGCTGCTCctcaaatatcaaatatatcacAAACTACACAACCTAGCAGACCTTCGACTCAAACTATTCAA CCTAATCAGTCAAATAGACCTCTAAGTACCACAGGTATTGTAAATCGTATAGCTGTATCAGCACCTGTAGTTGGAGCTACAAATAGAGTAACTGCTTCAGCTTCAGTGCCTGTTCAGCCCACAGTTGGAAGgcaattatcaattaatacTGTTGCTACTCCATCAACTGGAACTGTTAGTAGGATTGTAATTCCTTCTCAACAAGTAAGTGCAAAG GtgcaacaacagcagcagcaacagcaacagcagccacaatcaCAGTCACAAACAATACCACGTGTTGTTCAAACAGTAACCTCTTTGTCAAGCCTTAACACAGTATCACGTGTAATTGCTACAACAGCAAGTACATCAAATACAACAAGAATATCACAGCCTACATCGACTACTGTTGCTAGAATTACTGGAATGTCTTTGCATCCTTTACCTTTAGCATCAGCAAGAGTTACATCAGCACCTGCTAAAACAGTACAGGCACAAAGCATTGGACAAACTGTGCAAATCAAACCCAATCAATCTGGATTTCGGGTTTCTTCCGCTAGTAATGCAAATAATAACTCAAATTCAGCGCCTTCTCAATCGGCTCAAGGGCAATATTTGCATCCGCCACATACTGCAACCTACTATTCTTTTGAACCCGCAG GAACATATACCCAATACCGCCAAACTCCAGTAAGATTACTCGTCGAACCTGGATACGATGAACCTCACACTAAAACAAATGCATCTCCAAGACCAAGTATACTTCGAAAGAGAGATCATGACAATTCACCTATCAAAG GTGCAGCTAAGAATTTAGTTCCTGTACTGACATCTTTACCTGCTGTTACAACATCCAGCCCACCGTGTTCGCCGAGAGGAGATCAAGATGGTGGAGGTTGTCAAAGTTCAGGATCTACTACAGTTTCAGCAACTTCATCACCTGGACATGATGATGAACCTGAACAATCCAGGATTACCATAAATCCAACAGTAGAAATGTCTCCCAGAAAAAAGCCTCGAAAACAACAACTTACCGGAGTAGAATTAACGGAATCAAGGTGTACTGAAGAAGAAATGCAATTTATTACAGAAGAAAGGATGAAAAAAGAGTTTaaagaagaatcgaaagaaaaattatcagATAAGAGACAAACTTCAAACGCGCAATGTGATGTTATCAAATCTCCTACACAACAACCAACAGTTGCAATACGAACACGGCCTACACCTAGTTTATTAG GGCCTTCATGGAAAAATAGATGCGGCAGTAGATTTCATCATTATAGAAGACCAAGCGAGGTTAGACCTCGTGAAGAAAGACGACCTACTGTTGCAGAAATAGCCCAACAGAAACATGtattacagaaattaaatGGTTGGAAAGTATATCATCTTACAGCACAAATGGAAGATATTGCTGATCTTGAGAAACAA GTACATGAAAAGCTGAAAACAACATTAACCATGCTTGAATCACAACAAAATGTCAGGAATAGACAAGATGATGGTCTTGAACGtgtaaatgaattaattaaaggaAATATGCAACGTAGTAGCTTAATTAGCGAAGGAATGACCGAAGCACGCACGCAGCTTATTGctatatttcaacataaagGACCTATTACAGATATCTTACAACGGTGTGGCAATAAACGGGCTCAAAAAAAACGAGATAAATGA
- the LOC132905861 gene encoding histone deacetylase complex subunit SAP130-A isoform X1 encodes MKRKNFKNVICVRLNKSVMILLRYVFIKIIFRDIDMNTTLSSVESGGDKHLPETTVQSIAQNLTTMQSIQNVQSVVQSNIQNIQSTQTIVGSVGGTSTSLTGKSMSMDTNSKLPVMKPVVPCGTTSTSETNKITTTICSVGSTVRIISPGMLSTVERQNQPQAQQLLQQTQQVTNMPATYHVPRGPAAVANISAPRSTVATPIVRANTGQAIPTTRSGINTAISSSQWQPKTTSVVYAQPQRHPIPPVSRISRPPSTVYASQQPRLITPSGQGRSVQATMVTGVSGTPSRLIAPVLQANNSITRLPVTQSRPAAPQISNISQTTQPSRPSTQTIQPNQSNRPLSTTGIVNRIAVSAPVVGATNRVTASASVPVQPTVGRQLSINTVATPSTGTVSRIVIPSQQVSAKVQQQQQQQQQQPQSQSQTIPRVVQTVTSLSSLNTVSRVIATTASTSNTTRISQPTSTTVARITGMSLHPLPLASARVTSAPAKTVQAQSIGQTVQIKPNQSGFRVSSASNANNNSNSAPSQSAQGQYLHPPHTATYYSFEPAGTYTQYRQTPVRLLVEPGYDEPHTKTNASPRPSILRKRDHDNSPIKGAAKNLVPVLTSLPAVTTSSPPCSPRGDQDGGGCQSSGSTTVSATSSPGHDDEPEQSRITINPTVEMSPRKKPRKQQLTGVELTESRCTEEEMQFITEERMKKEFKEESKEKLSDKRQTSNAQCDVIKSPTQQPTVAIRTRPTPSLLGPSWKNRCGSRFHHYRRPSEVRPREERRPTVAEIAQQKHVLQKLNGWKVYHLTAQMEDIADLEKQVHEKLKTTLTMLESQQNVRNRQDDGLERVNELIKGNMQRSSLISEGMTEARTQLIAIFQHKGPITDILQRCGNKRAQKKRDK; translated from the exons ATGAAACGGAAGAATTTTAAGAATGTTATATGTGTACGTTTAAATAAATCGGTAATGATCTTACTGcgttatgtttttataaag atcaTTTTTAGAGATATAGATATGAATACAACATTAAGTTCAGTCGAAAGTGGCGGTGATAAACATCTACCAGAGACAACTGTACAAAGCATAGCGCAGAATTTAACTACTATGcaaagtatacaaaatgtGCAAAGTGTTGTTCAAAgtaacatacaaaatattcagtCAACACAGACTATAGTGGGATCAGTTGGTGGTACATCTACTAGTCTTACAGGAAAATCAATGTCAATGGATACAAACTCAAAATTACCTGTAATGAAACCTGTAGTTCCCTGCGGTACCACTTCAACTTCAGAAACAAACAAGATAACAACGACG ATCTGCTCAGTGGGCTCCACGGTAAGGATAATTTCTCCAGGTATGTTAAGTACAGTGGAACGTCAAAATCAACCACAGGCTCAACAACTATTACAACAGACACAACAGGTTACAAATATGCCAGCAACTTATCATGTACCACGAGGGCCAGCTGCAGTTGCCAATATTTCTGCCCCAAGATCGACAGTGGCTACCCCGATTGTTAGAGCAAATACAGGACAAGCTATACCTACCACAAGATCAGg AATAAATACAGCTATTTCAAGTTCTCAGTGGCAACCTAAAACAACATCAGTGGTATATGCTCAACCACAAAGGCATCCCATACCTCCAGTTAGCCGAATTTCAAGACCACCATCAACAGTGTATGCCAGTCAACAGCCTCGTTTAATTACACCTTCAGGCCAAGGAAGATCTGTACAAGCTACAATGGTCACTGGAGTTTCTGGTACTCCGTCCAGATTAATAGCACCAGTTCTTCAAGCGAACAATAGTATTACAAGATTGCCGGTTACGCAAAGCAGACCAGCTGCTCctcaaatatcaaatatatcacAAACTACACAACCTAGCAGACCTTCGACTCAAACTATTCAA CCTAATCAGTCAAATAGACCTCTAAGTACCACAGGTATTGTAAATCGTATAGCTGTATCAGCACCTGTAGTTGGAGCTACAAATAGAGTAACTGCTTCAGCTTCAGTGCCTGTTCAGCCCACAGTTGGAAGgcaattatcaattaatacTGTTGCTACTCCATCAACTGGAACTGTTAGTAGGATTGTAATTCCTTCTCAACAAGTAAGTGCAAAG GtgcaacaacagcagcagcaacagcaacagcagccacaatcaCAGTCACAAACAATACCACGTGTTGTTCAAACAGTAACCTCTTTGTCAAGCCTTAACACAGTATCACGTGTAATTGCTACAACAGCAAGTACATCAAATACAACAAGAATATCACAGCCTACATCGACTACTGTTGCTAGAATTACTGGAATGTCTTTGCATCCTTTACCTTTAGCATCAGCAAGAGTTACATCAGCACCTGCTAAAACAGTACAGGCACAAAGCATTGGACAAACTGTGCAAATCAAACCCAATCAATCTGGATTTCGGGTTTCTTCCGCTAGTAATGCAAATAATAACTCAAATTCAGCGCCTTCTCAATCGGCTCAAGGGCAATATTTGCATCCGCCACATACTGCAACCTACTATTCTTTTGAACCCGCAG GAACATATACCCAATACCGCCAAACTCCAGTAAGATTACTCGTCGAACCTGGATACGATGAACCTCACACTAAAACAAATGCATCTCCAAGACCAAGTATACTTCGAAAGAGAGATCATGACAATTCACCTATCAAAG GTGCAGCTAAGAATTTAGTTCCTGTACTGACATCTTTACCTGCTGTTACAACATCCAGCCCACCGTGTTCGCCGAGAGGAGATCAAGATGGTGGAGGTTGTCAAAGTTCAGGATCTACTACAGTTTCAGCAACTTCATCACCTGGACATGATGATGAACCTGAACAATCCAGGATTACCATAAATCCAACAGTAGAAATGTCTCCCAGAAAAAAGCCTCGAAAACAACAACTTACCGGAGTAGAATTAACGGAATCAAGGTGTACTGAAGAAGAAATGCAATTTATTACAGAAGAAAGGATGAAAAAAGAGTTTaaagaagaatcgaaagaaaaattatcagATAAGAGACAAACTTCAAACGCGCAATGTGATGTTATCAAATCTCCTACACAACAACCAACAGTTGCAATACGAACACGGCCTACACCTAGTTTATTAG GGCCTTCATGGAAAAATAGATGCGGCAGTAGATTTCATCATTATAGAAGACCAAGCGAGGTTAGACCTCGTGAAGAAAGACGACCTACTGTTGCAGAAATAGCCCAACAGAAACATGtattacagaaattaaatGGTTGGAAAGTATATCATCTTACAGCACAAATGGAAGATATTGCTGATCTTGAGAAACAA GTACATGAAAAGCTGAAAACAACATTAACCATGCTTGAATCACAACAAAATGTCAGGAATAGACAAGATGATGGTCTTGAACGtgtaaatgaattaattaaaggaAATATGCAACGTAGTAGCTTAATTAGCGAAGGAATGACCGAAGCACGCACGCAGCTTATTGctatatttcaacataaagGACCTATTACAGATATCTTACAACGGTGTGGCAATAAACGGGCTCAAAAAAAACGAGATAAATGA
- the LOC132905861 gene encoding histone deacetylase complex subunit SAP130 isoform X2 — MKRKNFKNVICVRLNKSVMILLRYVFIKIIFRDIDMNTTLSSVESGGDKHLPETTVQSIAQNLTTMQSIQNVQSVVQSNIQNIQSTQTIVGSVGGTSTSLTGKSMSMDTNSKLPVMKPVVPCGTTSTSETNKITTTICSVGSTVRIISPGMLSTVERQNQPQAQQLLQQTQQVTNMPATYHVPRGPAAVANISAPRSTVATPIVRANTGQAIPTTRSGINTAISSSQWQPKTTSVVYAQPQRHPIPPVSRISRPPSTVYASQQPRLITPSGQGRSVQATMVTGVSGTPSRLIAPVLQANNSITRLPVTQSRPAAPQISNISQTTQPSRPSTQTIQPNQSNRPLSTTGIVNRIAVSAPVVGATNRVTASASVPVQPTVGRQLSINTVATPSTGTVSRIVIPSQQVQQQQQQQQQQPQSQSQTIPRVVQTVTSLSSLNTVSRVIATTASTSNTTRISQPTSTTVARITGMSLHPLPLASARVTSAPAKTVQAQSIGQTVQIKPNQSGFRVSSASNANNNSNSAPSQSAQGQYLHPPHTATYYSFEPAGTYTQYRQTPVRLLVEPGYDEPHTKTNASPRPSILRKRDHDNSPIKGAAKNLVPVLTSLPAVTTSSPPCSPRGDQDGGGCQSSGSTTVSATSSPGHDDEPEQSRITINPTVEMSPRKKPRKQQLTGVELTESRCTEEEMQFITEERMKKEFKEESKEKLSDKRQTSNAQCDVIKSPTQQPTVAIRTRPTPSLLGPSWKNRCGSRFHHYRRPSEVRPREERRPTVAEIAQQKHVLQKLNGWKVYHLTAQMEDIADLEKQVHEKLKTTLTMLESQQNVRNRQDDGLERVNELIKGNMQRSSLISEGMTEARTQLIAIFQHKGPITDILQRCGNKRAQKKRDK, encoded by the exons ATGAAACGGAAGAATTTTAAGAATGTTATATGTGTACGTTTAAATAAATCGGTAATGATCTTACTGcgttatgtttttataaag atcaTTTTTAGAGATATAGATATGAATACAACATTAAGTTCAGTCGAAAGTGGCGGTGATAAACATCTACCAGAGACAACTGTACAAAGCATAGCGCAGAATTTAACTACTATGcaaagtatacaaaatgtGCAAAGTGTTGTTCAAAgtaacatacaaaatattcagtCAACACAGACTATAGTGGGATCAGTTGGTGGTACATCTACTAGTCTTACAGGAAAATCAATGTCAATGGATACAAACTCAAAATTACCTGTAATGAAACCTGTAGTTCCCTGCGGTACCACTTCAACTTCAGAAACAAACAAGATAACAACGACG ATCTGCTCAGTGGGCTCCACGGTAAGGATAATTTCTCCAGGTATGTTAAGTACAGTGGAACGTCAAAATCAACCACAGGCTCAACAACTATTACAACAGACACAACAGGTTACAAATATGCCAGCAACTTATCATGTACCACGAGGGCCAGCTGCAGTTGCCAATATTTCTGCCCCAAGATCGACAGTGGCTACCCCGATTGTTAGAGCAAATACAGGACAAGCTATACCTACCACAAGATCAGg AATAAATACAGCTATTTCAAGTTCTCAGTGGCAACCTAAAACAACATCAGTGGTATATGCTCAACCACAAAGGCATCCCATACCTCCAGTTAGCCGAATTTCAAGACCACCATCAACAGTGTATGCCAGTCAACAGCCTCGTTTAATTACACCTTCAGGCCAAGGAAGATCTGTACAAGCTACAATGGTCACTGGAGTTTCTGGTACTCCGTCCAGATTAATAGCACCAGTTCTTCAAGCGAACAATAGTATTACAAGATTGCCGGTTACGCAAAGCAGACCAGCTGCTCctcaaatatcaaatatatcacAAACTACACAACCTAGCAGACCTTCGACTCAAACTATTCAA CCTAATCAGTCAAATAGACCTCTAAGTACCACAGGTATTGTAAATCGTATAGCTGTATCAGCACCTGTAGTTGGAGCTACAAATAGAGTAACTGCTTCAGCTTCAGTGCCTGTTCAGCCCACAGTTGGAAGgcaattatcaattaatacTGTTGCTACTCCATCAACTGGAACTGTTAGTAGGATTGTAATTCCTTCTCAACAA GtgcaacaacagcagcagcaacagcaacagcagccacaatcaCAGTCACAAACAATACCACGTGTTGTTCAAACAGTAACCTCTTTGTCAAGCCTTAACACAGTATCACGTGTAATTGCTACAACAGCAAGTACATCAAATACAACAAGAATATCACAGCCTACATCGACTACTGTTGCTAGAATTACTGGAATGTCTTTGCATCCTTTACCTTTAGCATCAGCAAGAGTTACATCAGCACCTGCTAAAACAGTACAGGCACAAAGCATTGGACAAACTGTGCAAATCAAACCCAATCAATCTGGATTTCGGGTTTCTTCCGCTAGTAATGCAAATAATAACTCAAATTCAGCGCCTTCTCAATCGGCTCAAGGGCAATATTTGCATCCGCCACATACTGCAACCTACTATTCTTTTGAACCCGCAG GAACATATACCCAATACCGCCAAACTCCAGTAAGATTACTCGTCGAACCTGGATACGATGAACCTCACACTAAAACAAATGCATCTCCAAGACCAAGTATACTTCGAAAGAGAGATCATGACAATTCACCTATCAAAG GTGCAGCTAAGAATTTAGTTCCTGTACTGACATCTTTACCTGCTGTTACAACATCCAGCCCACCGTGTTCGCCGAGAGGAGATCAAGATGGTGGAGGTTGTCAAAGTTCAGGATCTACTACAGTTTCAGCAACTTCATCACCTGGACATGATGATGAACCTGAACAATCCAGGATTACCATAAATCCAACAGTAGAAATGTCTCCCAGAAAAAAGCCTCGAAAACAACAACTTACCGGAGTAGAATTAACGGAATCAAGGTGTACTGAAGAAGAAATGCAATTTATTACAGAAGAAAGGATGAAAAAAGAGTTTaaagaagaatcgaaagaaaaattatcagATAAGAGACAAACTTCAAACGCGCAATGTGATGTTATCAAATCTCCTACACAACAACCAACAGTTGCAATACGAACACGGCCTACACCTAGTTTATTAG GGCCTTCATGGAAAAATAGATGCGGCAGTAGATTTCATCATTATAGAAGACCAAGCGAGGTTAGACCTCGTGAAGAAAGACGACCTACTGTTGCAGAAATAGCCCAACAGAAACATGtattacagaaattaaatGGTTGGAAAGTATATCATCTTACAGCACAAATGGAAGATATTGCTGATCTTGAGAAACAA GTACATGAAAAGCTGAAAACAACATTAACCATGCTTGAATCACAACAAAATGTCAGGAATAGACAAGATGATGGTCTTGAACGtgtaaatgaattaattaaaggaAATATGCAACGTAGTAGCTTAATTAGCGAAGGAATGACCGAAGCACGCACGCAGCTTATTGctatatttcaacataaagGACCTATTACAGATATCTTACAACGGTGTGGCAATAAACGGGCTCAAAAAAAACGAGATAAATGA